The genome window GGCGGCGTCCCCGCGCCGATGCGCGGCGGCGTGCAACGGCGCGGCTCCTGCTTCTGGGAATCGGCCCGCGACGACGACGGCGTCACCGTCTTCCGCTGCCAGGCCGAAGCGACCGTGTGGTGCCGGTGACGTGCTCGTCTCCGAGATAGGATCTCCTTCGTCATGCCCCGCCGACCAAGCCGCCCTCGTACACTTCGTCACCAAGGCGACGCAGCGCCACAGCACGATCCGCCTCCTCGTGACGCCCGACGACGACTGGAACGACGCCGGGCTTCGCATCCCCGACGATTCCGTCGTCGCGAAGGCGGCTTTCGTGGGCGAGCCGCGCTGGCGCGACGAGCTCTACGCCTTCGTCGCGAAACCGCTCCGCGCGATCCCGACCGAGTACTTCGGCAGCGAGGCCCTCGCGCGCGCCTGGTTGGACGTATGATGCGGCTCGCCCCCATGCTCGCGCGCTGCGCAGCGCTCGCGCCGCTCGCAGCCTTTGCCGGCTGCATGATGATCGGACCGGACTACGCGCGTCCGCCGGCGCCGACCGCGGCGCGCTGGATGGACGCGGCATCCGCGCCGGCCGCCCCCGCCGAGGCCCCCGCTCCGCCGCCCGACGCGCCGGCGTGGTGGACGGTCTTCGGCGACCCGATCCTCGTGCAGCTGGTCGAGACCGCGTATCGCCAGAATCCGTCGCTCCAGGCGGCGGGCGCGCGGGTCGTCGAAGCGCAGGCGCGGCGCGGCATCGCGATCGGCGGCCTCTTCCCGCAGCAACAAGAGGCCTTCGGCGACTACGCTCGGGTCGGGCTCAGCAACGCACGCGCCAACCAGCAGGCCGGCGACCACTTCTTCGGCGACTGGCAGGCCGGCTTCGACGCCGCCTGGGAGCTCGACGTGTGGGGTCGCTTCCGGCGCGGCATCGAGTCGGCCGACGCCGACCTCCTCGCCGAGGTCGCGTCCTATGACGACGTGCTGCTCTCGCTCATCGCCGAGGTGTCGGCCAACTACATCCAGCTCCGCACGCTCGAGCAGCGGCTCGACGTCGCGCGCGCCAACGTCGCCATCCAGGAG of Deltaproteobacteria bacterium contains these proteins:
- a CDS encoding STAS/SEC14 domain-containing protein — translated: MLVSEIGSPSSCPADQAALVHFVTKATQRHSTIRLLVTPDDDWNDAGLRIPDDSVVAKAAFVGEPRWRDELYAFVAKPLRAIPTEYFGSEALARAWLDV